A single region of the Roseivivax sp. THAF197b genome encodes:
- the ppk2 gene encoding polyphosphate kinase 2, which produces MSLPFDGAISAFHKDDAPDAVREAIKDADKDDMLDPSYPYADRMKRKHYEEQMEALQIELVKLQAWVKATGQRIAIVFEGRDAAGKGGTIKRFRENINPRGARVVALSKPSDTERTQWYFQRYIQHLPAAGEIGFFDRSWYNRGVVEHVFGFCTPEERELFFKQVVDFERMLINDGIRVFKLWLNVGQAEQLRRFLSREQDPLKHWKLSWIDVEGLKKWDAYTDAIDETLTRADSPHAPWTVIRSDDKRRARIAAISRVLGDLDYTGKDAQAVGRPDPAICGGRDIWNA; this is translated from the coding sequence ATGTCCCTGCCATTCGATGGCGCGATCAGCGCCTTTCACAAAGACGATGCGCCCGACGCGGTCCGCGAGGCGATCAAGGATGCCGACAAGGACGACATGCTCGATCCGTCCTACCCTTACGCGGATCGGATGAAGCGCAAACATTACGAGGAACAGATGGAGGCGCTGCAGATCGAGCTCGTGAAGCTGCAGGCCTGGGTCAAGGCCACCGGACAACGCATCGCCATCGTCTTCGAGGGTCGCGATGCCGCCGGAAAAGGCGGCACGATCAAGCGCTTCCGGGAAAACATTAATCCTCGCGGCGCGCGTGTCGTGGCGCTCTCCAAGCCGTCCGATACCGAACGGACGCAATGGTATTTCCAACGCTATATCCAGCATCTGCCCGCAGCGGGTGAAATCGGCTTTTTCGACCGCTCCTGGTACAATCGCGGCGTGGTGGAGCATGTCTTCGGCTTCTGCACACCCGAGGAGCGGGAGCTGTTCTTCAAGCAGGTCGTCGATTTCGAACGCATGCTCATCAATGACGGTATCCGCGTCTTCAAGCTCTGGCTCAATGTCGGTCAGGCCGAGCAGCTGCGCCGCTTTCTCTCACGTGAACAGGACCCGCTAAAGCACTGGAAACTCTCCTGGATCGATGTCGAGGGCCTCAAAAAATGGGACGCCTATACCGACGCCATCGACGAGACGCTGACCCGTGCGGACAGCCCGCATGCGCCCTGGACCGTCATCCGTTCCGACGACAAGCGGCGCGCCCGCATTGCCGCCATCTCCCGCGTTCTGGGCGATCTCGACTACACCGGAAAGGATGCCCAGGCGGTGGGCCGGCCGGATCCTGCGATCTGCGGCGGACGCGACATCTGGAATGCCTAA
- the guaA gene encoding glutamine-hydrolyzing GMP synthase, which yields MENIAQHETLLIVDFGSQVTQLIARRLRELSVYCEIHPYQNVTEDLLAQLSPKAVIFSGGPDSVMREGSPRPPKAIYDLGVPILGICYGQQVMMHDLGGKVEAGEHATAEFGRAYVAPAETKSDLLTGWFLGEREQVWMSHGDHVSEIAPGFEVLGTSPGAPFAITADRDRGFYAVQFHPEVHHTPNGKTLYENFVRIAGFSGDWTMDAYRELAVQQIREQVGDKKVICALSGGVDSSVAAALIHEAVGDQLTCVFVDHGLLRLNEAEEVVGMFRDHMNLQVIHAQEQDLFLGRLEGVSDPETKRKIIGGLFIDVFQKYADGIEGAEFLAQGTLYPDVIESVSFSGGPSVTIKSHHNVGGLPEKMGLKLVEPLRELFKDEVRALGRELGLPASFIGRHPFPGPGLAIRCPGEITRDKLEILRKADAVYIDQIRKHGLYDEIWQAFVAILPVRTVGVMGDGRTYDYACALRAVTSVDGMTADYYPFSHEFLGETATRIINEVKGINRVTYDVTSKPPGTIEWE from the coding sequence ATGGAAAATATCGCCCAGCACGAAACCCTGCTCATCGTCGATTTCGGCAGCCAGGTCACTCAGCTCATCGCGCGCCGTCTGCGCGAATTGTCGGTCTATTGCGAAATCCATCCCTACCAGAACGTCACCGAGGACCTGCTGGCACAGCTCAGCCCCAAGGCGGTGATCTTCTCGGGCGGGCCGGATTCGGTGATGCGCGAAGGCTCCCCGCGTCCACCCAAGGCAATCTACGATCTAGGCGTGCCGATCCTCGGCATCTGCTACGGCCAGCAGGTGATGATGCACGATCTGGGCGGCAAGGTTGAGGCGGGCGAGCACGCCACGGCCGAATTCGGCCGCGCCTATGTGGCCCCCGCCGAGACGAAATCCGACCTTCTGACCGGCTGGTTCCTGGGCGAGCGCGAACAGGTCTGGATGTCCCACGGCGACCACGTGAGCGAGATCGCCCCCGGCTTCGAGGTCCTCGGCACCTCGCCGGGCGCGCCTTTCGCCATCACCGCCGACCGCGACCGCGGCTTCTACGCCGTGCAGTTCCACCCCGAAGTGCACCACACACCGAACGGCAAGACGCTCTACGAGAATTTCGTGCGTATCGCGGGCTTCTCGGGCGACTGGACGATGGATGCCTACCGCGAACTGGCCGTCCAACAGATCCGCGAACAGGTCGGCGACAAAAAGGTCATCTGCGCGCTCTCGGGCGGGGTCGACAGCTCCGTCGCCGCAGCCCTCATCCATGAGGCGGTGGGCGACCAGCTCACCTGCGTTTTCGTCGATCACGGGCTCCTGCGCCTCAACGAGGCCGAAGAGGTCGTGGGCATGTTCCGCGACCACATGAACCTGCAGGTCATCCACGCGCAGGAGCAGGACCTGTTCCTCGGGCGCCTCGAAGGCGTGTCGGACCCCGAGACCAAGCGCAAGATCATCGGCGGGCTCTTCATCGACGTCTTCCAGAAATACGCCGACGGGATCGAGGGCGCGGAATTCCTCGCGCAAGGCACGCTTTACCCCGACGTGATCGAGAGCGTCAGCTTCTCCGGCGGGCCGTCTGTCACCATCAAGTCGCACCACAATGTCGGCGGACTGCCCGAGAAGATGGGCCTCAAGCTCGTGGAGCCGCTGCGCGAGCTCTTCAAGGACGAGGTCCGCGCACTTGGCCGCGAGTTGGGCTTGCCTGCGAGCTTCATCGGCCGCCATCCCTTCCCCGGTCCCGGCCTCGCCATCCGCTGCCCGGGCGAGATTACCCGCGACAAGCTCGAGATCCTGCGCAAGGCGGATGCGGTCTATATCGACCAGATCCGCAAGCACGGGCTTTACGACGAGATCTGGCAGGCCTTCGTCGCGATCCTGCCCGTGCGCACCGTGGGCGTGATGGGCGACGGACGCACATACGATTACGCCTGCGCCCTGCGCGCGGTCACCTCTGTCGACGGCATGACCGCCGATTACTACCCGTTCAGCCACGAGTTTCTGGGCGAGACGGCGACGCGGATCATCAACGAGGTCAAGGGCATCAACCGCGTGACCTATGACGTGACCTCGAAGCCCCCCGGAACCATCGAATGGGAGTGA
- a CDS encoding trimethylamine methyltransferase family protein has protein sequence MSDVSARRRGRSGGGAARRAERTAVSIETARFIERNIPNFEVLTDEALSIIEENAETVLEEIGVSFVNNPRALERWRDAGADVIGERVRIPRGLARKLCATAPSQFTQHARNPEKNVEIGGKNLVLAPVYGPPFVHDVETGRRYATIEDFRKFVKLGHMSHWLHHSGGTVCEPTDVSVNKRHLDMLHAHMTLTDKPFMGSVTEPSRAADSVEMCKVLFGEDFVDQNTVLTSLININSPLTFDDVMMGSLEVYAAANQACIISPFIVGGAMAPVSVAGTLTQVLAEVLAGVAYSQLVRKGAPVIMGTFVTSIDMNSGAPTFGTPEAAHITYGAGQLARRLGLPYRSSGAFNGSKLPDAQAGYESANSLNVGLLSGVNFMLHACGWLEGGLVSSFEKFVIDADQLGALHQMARGVSMDTEHQAMDAIREVGPGGHFLGCSHTQRNFKTAFWRSEVLDYRPFETWSEMGGHDTAWNAAEIVKKKLANYVPPAMDPGTLDALNEFVAQKKAGIKDTFG, from the coding sequence ATGAGCGATGTGAGTGCCCGCAGGCGCGGACGGAGCGGCGGCGGCGCGGCAAGACGGGCCGAGCGCACGGCGGTCTCCATCGAGACGGCGCGCTTCATCGAGCGCAACATCCCCAATTTCGAGGTCCTGACCGACGAGGCCTTATCGATCATCGAGGAGAATGCCGAGACGGTCCTTGAGGAAATCGGCGTTAGCTTTGTCAACAATCCCCGCGCGCTGGAGCGCTGGCGCGACGCGGGTGCGGATGTGATCGGCGAGCGGGTGCGCATTCCGCGCGGCCTTGCGCGCAAGCTATGCGCAACTGCCCCCAGCCAGTTCACCCAGCATGCGCGCAACCCCGAGAAGAATGTCGAGATCGGCGGCAAGAACCTCGTCCTGGCCCCGGTCTACGGCCCACCATTCGTGCATGACGTGGAAACCGGGCGGCGCTACGCCACGATCGAGGATTTCCGCAAATTCGTGAAGCTCGGCCACATGTCCCATTGGCTGCACCATTCCGGCGGCACGGTCTGCGAGCCCACGGATGTGTCGGTGAACAAGCGCCATCTCGACATGCTGCACGCGCATATGACGCTGACGGACAAGCCCTTCATGGGATCGGTCACCGAGCCGTCCCGCGCCGCCGATTCGGTGGAGATGTGCAAGGTGCTCTTCGGGGAGGATTTCGTCGATCAGAACACCGTGCTGACGAGCCTCATCAACATCAACTCGCCGCTGACTTTCGACGACGTGATGATGGGATCGCTCGAGGTTTATGCGGCGGCGAACCAGGCCTGCATCATCTCGCCCTTCATCGTGGGTGGTGCCATGGCGCCGGTCTCGGTCGCGGGCACGCTGACCCAGGTTCTGGCAGAGGTTCTGGCGGGTGTGGCCTATTCCCAGCTCGTCCGGAAGGGCGCGCCGGTGATCATGGGCACCTTCGTGACCTCGATCGACATGAATTCGGGCGCGCCCACGTTCGGCACACCGGAAGCCGCGCATATCACCTATGGCGCGGGGCAGCTTGCCCGGCGCTTGGGGCTGCCCTACCGGTCGTCGGGGGCGTTCAACGGCTCGAAGCTGCCCGATGCACAGGCAGGCTATGAAAGCGCCAACTCGCTGAATGTGGGTCTGCTCTCGGGGGTGAACTTCATGCTCCATGCCTGCGGCTGGCTGGAAGGCGGGCTTGTCTCGTCCTTCGAGAAGTTCGTCATCGATGCCGACCAGCTGGGCGCGCTGCACCAGATGGCGCGCGGCGTGTCCATGGATACCGAGCATCAGGCCATGGACGCGATACGCGAAGTGGGGCCGGGCGGGCATTTCCTTGGCTGCTCGCATACCCAGCGGAACTTCAAGACGGCGTTCTGGCGCTCCGAAGTGCTGGATTATCGCCCCTTCGAGACCTGGAGCGAGATGGGCGGGCATGACACGGCCTGGAACGCCGCGGAGATCGTGAAGAAGAAGCTGGCCAATTACGTGCCGCCCGCGATGGATCCGGGCACGCTTGATGCGCTGAACGAGTTCGTTGCGCAGAAGAAGGCCGGTATCAAGGATACGTTCGGCTGA
- a CDS encoding DMT family transporter, whose protein sequence is MSRAAPTQPLAKSSDTIRAALWMIGAIVSFISMAIAGRAVAIELDTFEIMLFRSLIGIGIVVVAASLAGQRSSIRPAQLRLHFARNVFHFAGQNAWFYAITVIPLAQVFALEFTSPIWVMLLSPLILGEKLTRTRGIAAMAGFLGVLIVTRPSPETFEWGLVFAALAAVGFAGSAVFTRKLTRTESIVSILFWLTVMQAGLGLICAGFDGDIALPSANSLPWVALIALAGLVAHFCLTTALSLAPATVVMPIDFTRLPLIAIVGVVLYAEPLDPFVLLGAAIIFAANYFNIWAETRRVTGM, encoded by the coding sequence ATGTCCCGCGCTGCACCCACACAGCCCCTCGCAAAGTCGAGCGACACGATTCGTGCCGCGCTGTGGATGATCGGCGCGATTGTCTCCTTCATCTCCATGGCCATTGCCGGACGGGCCGTCGCGATCGAGCTCGACACGTTCGAGATCATGCTCTTTCGCAGCCTGATCGGCATCGGAATCGTCGTTGTCGCCGCCAGCCTCGCAGGACAGCGCAGCTCGATCCGGCCCGCGCAACTCCGGCTGCATTTCGCCCGTAACGTCTTTCATTTCGCGGGCCAGAATGCGTGGTTCTACGCCATTACCGTGATTCCCCTGGCGCAGGTCTTCGCGCTCGAATTCACCTCACCCATCTGGGTGATGCTGCTGTCGCCCCTTATCCTTGGCGAAAAGCTGACGCGTACCCGCGGTATCGCCGCCATGGCGGGTTTTCTGGGTGTTCTGATCGTCACGCGCCCGTCGCCCGAGACATTCGAATGGGGCCTCGTCTTCGCGGCCCTTGCGGCCGTGGGCTTTGCCGGATCGGCCGTTTTCACCCGCAAGCTCACGCGCACGGAAAGCATCGTGTCGATTCTCTTCTGGCTGACGGTGATGCAGGCAGGCCTTGGCCTGATCTGCGCCGGTTTCGATGGGGATATTGCCCTGCCCTCTGCCAACAGCCTGCCCTGGGTCGCGCTCATTGCGCTGGCGGGTCTGGTTGCGCATTTCTGCCTGACCACCGCGCTCAGCCTCGCGCCCGCGACGGTCGTCATGCCCATCGACTTCACGCGCCTGCCGCTGATCGCCATCGTGGGCGTCGTGCTCTACGCCGAGCCGCTCGATCCCTTCGTCCTTCTGGGCGCTGCGATCATCTTCGCCGCGAACTATTTCAACATCTGGGCAGAGACCCGGCGTGTGACAGGAATGTGA
- a CDS encoding ATPase gives MQRLYPSAAAWRDAPNKRVLLFAMSGLGKTHVANLLRTEGDWFHYSIDYRIGTRYMGEYIVDNAKREAMKNPFLNELLRSDSIYIGSNLSFHNLAPVSTYLGKPGDPAKGGMDIATYRQRQEQFRRAEMQALLDTGYFIDRAQDLYGYPHFICDTGGSICEWVDPGNPDDPILSELSKHCLMVWIEGSDAHTAELVRRFDRAPKPMAYQPAFLSAAWDAYLSETGIAPDKVDPDAFIRWTYARAMAHRQPLYRAMAEHWGVTVPAEAMADVRSEADFTDVIAEALD, from the coding sequence ATGCAGCGTTTGTACCCATCGGCGGCGGCATGGCGGGATGCGCCCAACAAGCGCGTGCTGCTCTTTGCGATGTCGGGCCTCGGGAAGACCCATGTGGCGAACCTGTTGCGCACGGAAGGCGACTGGTTCCACTACTCCATCGATTACCGCATCGGCACCCGCTACATGGGCGAATACATCGTCGACAATGCCAAGCGCGAGGCGATGAAGAACCCCTTCCTGAACGAGCTTTTGCGCTCCGATTCGATCTATATCGGTTCGAATCTCAGCTTTCATAACCTGGCCCCCGTCTCGACCTATCTCGGCAAGCCGGGCGATCCCGCCAAGGGCGGCATGGATATCGCCACCTACCGCCAGCGGCAGGAGCAGTTCCGCCGCGCCGAGATGCAGGCGCTTCTCGACACGGGCTATTTCATCGACCGTGCGCAGGACCTCTATGGCTATCCGCATTTCATCTGCGACACGGGCGGGTCGATCTGCGAATGGGTCGATCCCGGCAATCCGGACGATCCGATCCTGTCGGAGCTGTCGAAGCACTGCCTGATGGTCTGGATCGAAGGCTCCGACGCCCATACGGCCGAACTTGTGCGCCGCTTCGACCGCGCGCCGAAGCCGATGGCCTATCAGCCCGCCTTCCTTAGCGCGGCATGGGACGCCTACCTCTCCGAGACAGGCATCGCCCCCGACAAGGTCGATCCCGACGCCTTCATCCGCTGGACCTATGCCCGCGCCATGGCGCATCGCCAGCCGCTTTACCGCGCGATGGCGGAACACTGGGGCGTGACCGTTCCCGCCGAAGCGATGGCCGATGTGCGCTCCGAGGCCGACTTCACCGATGTGATCGCGGAGGCCCTCGACTGA
- the metA gene encoding homoserine O-succinyltransferase: MPIKLPRDLPAYDVLDREGVMVMDEDVAAKQDIRPLRIGLLNLMPKKIQTENQFARLIGATPLQIELSLIRMTSHETKNTAADHMESFYRPFEEVEATGEKFDGLIITGAPIEHLDFTDVTYWDELTRVFAWTQSHVHSTFGVCWGGMAMINHFHDVKKHLLDHKAFGCIRHRNCAPASPYLRGFSDDMVIPVSRWTELRRDEIEAAGLTILIDSAETGPCLVEDTAHRALYVFNHFEYDSGTLKEEYDRDVAAGTPINVPANYYPGDDPTQPPQNRWRSHAHLLYGNWVSEVYLTTPFDIGLIGQARTDLRTSSKS; this comes from the coding sequence ATGCCCATAAAACTGCCCCGCGACCTGCCCGCCTATGATGTTCTCGACCGCGAGGGCGTCATGGTCATGGACGAGGACGTGGCCGCCAAGCAGGACATCCGCCCGCTGCGCATCGGGCTGCTCAACCTGATGCCGAAGAAGATTCAGACCGAGAACCAGTTCGCCCGGCTCATCGGCGCCACGCCCCTGCAGATCGAGCTGTCGCTCATCCGCATGACCAGCCACGAGACCAAGAACACCGCCGCCGACCATATGGAGAGCTTCTACCGCCCCTTCGAGGAGGTGGAAGCCACCGGCGAGAAGTTCGACGGCCTCATCATCACCGGCGCGCCCATCGAGCATCTGGATTTCACCGATGTGACCTATTGGGACGAACTCACGCGCGTTTTCGCCTGGACGCAGAGCCACGTGCATTCCACCTTCGGCGTCTGCTGGGGCGGCATGGCGATGATCAACCATTTCCACGACGTGAAGAAGCACCTTCTGGACCACAAGGCCTTCGGCTGTATCCGCCACCGCAATTGCGCGCCCGCCTCGCCCTACCTACGCGGGTTTTCCGACGACATGGTGATCCCCGTGTCGCGCTGGACCGAACTGCGCCGCGACGAGATCGAGGCGGCGGGCCTCACCATCCTGATCGACAGCGCCGAGACCGGGCCCTGCCTCGTTGAGGATACTGCGCATCGCGCGCTCTACGTCTTCAATCATTTCGAGTATGACAGCGGCACGCTCAAGGAAGAATATGATCGCGACGTGGCCGCGGGCACGCCGATCAACGTGCCTGCCAATTACTATCCGGGCGACGATCCGACCCAGCCGCCGCAGAACCGCTGGCGCAGTCACGCGCATCTTCTCTATGGAAACTGGGTGTCGGAAGTCTACCTCACCACTCCGTTCGACATTGGCCTGATCGGGCAGGCCCGCACCGATCTGAGGACGTCGTCAAAATCGTGA
- a CDS encoding YrbL family protein gives MSVRDILILEGATRLAKGSERAIYAMPGDPGQLIKVMLPKYRRALEGVDPESAAGRRKHAQAYALFYREEDAAAQAAKVAKAKGTRSPLPTILGHRQTDQGLGQVVEMIRDADGAMAPSLADQCAAGALSADQQTALDAFVAAIYDLQIVVHDAGPKNIVWHEKQSRYVLVDGFGDRSAIPLKTWIKPLNDRRLDRAFAETAAKSGLTWDPKARRFS, from the coding sequence ATGTCCGTGCGCGATATCCTGATCCTCGAAGGCGCGACCCGGCTCGCCAAAGGGTCAGAACGGGCGATCTATGCGATGCCCGGCGATCCGGGTCAGCTCATCAAGGTGATGCTGCCAAAATACCGTCGCGCGCTTGAAGGTGTGGATCCCGAGAGTGCCGCGGGCCGCCGCAAGCATGCGCAGGCCTACGCCCTCTTCTACCGCGAAGAGGATGCCGCTGCGCAAGCCGCCAAGGTCGCGAAGGCGAAGGGAACGCGCTCCCCCCTGCCCACCATTTTGGGGCATCGCCAGACGGATCAGGGCTTGGGTCAGGTGGTCGAGATGATCCGCGACGCGGACGGCGCCATGGCCCCCAGCCTGGCGGATCAATGTGCCGCCGGAGCACTGAGCGCCGACCAACAGACCGCGCTCGATGCCTTCGTGGCCGCGATCTACGATCTGCAGATCGTCGTGCATGATGCCGGTCCCAAGAATATCGTCTGGCACGAAAAGCAAAGCCGCTACGTGCTGGTCGACGGCTTCGGCGACCGCTCCGCCATCCCGCTCAAGACCTGGATCAAGCCGCTCAACGACCGCCGCCTCGACCGGGCCTTTGCCGAGACCGCTGCGAAGTCCGGCCTGACCTGGGACCCGAAGGCCCGCCGATTCTCGTAA
- a CDS encoding OmpP1/FadL family transporter: MKYAVLSASALAMAATSGHAGGIDRSGQSIDAIFKPGTYAELSFGSATPEISGAELAGPTQGDGKSGDMAQGYLNLGLAFKHDYNDKLSVGFIYDQPFGADVAYPTGTGYYAEGSNAEFNSEAFTLLARYTLSERFSVHGGVRYQVVSAKAEVDNFIDTPIGTIQALDYAGDLERAGGFGYVVGAAYEIPDIALRVALTYNSAITTEHDTKEIDNGISGTPKTDGDIEIKSPQSVNLAFQTGVAKDTLLFGGVRWVNWSEFDITPDVYEAVTGGNSLVSYENDTYTYSLGVGRRFSPAWAGSVSVGYEEQQGEIASNLGPTDGQWSLGVGAAYTFENVEVSLGARYVWIGDAETANAVQSPAAEFEDNTALGVGMKIGVTF; this comes from the coding sequence ATGAAATACGCAGTTCTCAGCGCGTCTGCGCTCGCCATGGCCGCGACATCCGGCCATGCGGGCGGCATCGACCGCTCCGGACAATCCATCGACGCGATCTTCAAGCCCGGCACCTATGCCGAGCTGAGCTTCGGCTCCGCAACCCCCGAAATCTCGGGCGCGGAACTGGCAGGCCCGACGCAGGGCGATGGCAAATCGGGCGATATGGCGCAGGGCTATCTGAACCTCGGCCTCGCGTTCAAGCACGACTACAATGACAAGCTGTCGGTCGGCTTCATCTACGACCAGCCGTTTGGCGCGGATGTCGCCTACCCCACCGGCACCGGCTACTACGCCGAAGGCTCCAACGCCGAGTTCAACTCGGAAGCCTTCACCCTGCTGGCCCGCTACACGCTGTCCGAACGCTTCAGCGTTCACGGCGGTGTGCGCTATCAGGTCGTCTCGGCGAAGGCAGAGGTCGACAACTTCATCGACACGCCGATCGGCACGATCCAGGCGCTTGATTACGCAGGTGATCTGGAGCGCGCAGGTGGCTTCGGCTACGTGGTCGGCGCCGCCTACGAGATCCCGGATATCGCGCTGCGCGTGGCACTGACCTACAATTCCGCGATCACCACCGAGCATGATACCAAGGAAATCGACAACGGGATCAGCGGCACGCCCAAGACCGATGGCGACATCGAGATCAAGTCGCCGCAATCGGTGAACCTGGCCTTCCAAACGGGCGTTGCGAAAGACACGCTGCTCTTCGGTGGCGTGCGCTGGGTCAACTGGAGCGAGTTCGACATCACCCCCGATGTTTACGAAGCCGTGACCGGCGGCAACTCGCTCGTCTCCTACGAGAACGACACCTACACCTACTCGCTGGGCGTCGGCCGCCGCTTCTCGCCTGCTTGGGCCGGGTCCGTCTCGGTCGGCTATGAAGAGCAGCAGGGCGAGATTGCGTCCAACCTCGGCCCCACCGACGGCCAGTGGTCGCTGGGCGTCGGCGCTGCCTACACCTTCGAGAATGTCGAAGTGTCGCTCGGCGCGCGCTACGTCTGGATCGGCGATGCGGAAACCGCAAATGCCGTGCAGAGCCCGGCTGCGGAATTCGAGGACAACACGGCCCTCGGCGTCGGCATGAAGATCGGCGTGACCTTCTGA
- a CDS encoding alpha/beta fold hydrolase has product MSKLLMGLGVLGVAGCAAMGSRSALRDTALAEKTPPIGQFVTLEDGRQVHAFVTGEGPDLVLIHGASGNVRDFTFSFVEKVSDRYRVIVFDRPGLGYTDRANDRVTGAFNSAAETPFEQAAMLSEAAAKLGVYRPIVLGHSYGGAVAMAWGLEHDPAALVVVSGATIPWSGGLGAQYEVLGSSVGGAIVPLIARPFATRTRIENVAEEIFKPQPIPEGYLDYVGTNLTLELGAIRANARQVNNLHAAVSEMALRYPSVRMPVEVVHGAEDTVVPPQVHAEPLTSLLPEGRLTLLDGIGHMPHHWAPDAVSEAIDRAAARAGLR; this is encoded by the coding sequence ATGTCCAAGCTATTGATGGGATTGGGCGTTCTTGGCGTGGCAGGCTGTGCCGCGATGGGATCGCGCAGCGCCCTGCGCGACACGGCGCTCGCCGAGAAGACGCCGCCGATCGGTCAGTTCGTGACGCTTGAGGACGGGCGGCAGGTTCACGCTTTCGTCACCGGCGAAGGCCCCGACCTGGTGCTGATCCACGGCGCGTCCGGCAATGTGCGCGACTTCACCTTCAGCTTCGTCGAGAAGGTCAGCGATCGCTACCGTGTCATCGTCTTCGACCGTCCGGGCCTGGGCTATACCGACCGCGCCAATGACCGCGTCACCGGCGCCTTCAACAGCGCCGCGGAGACCCCGTTCGAACAGGCCGCGATGCTGTCTGAAGCGGCGGCCAAGCTGGGTGTGTACCGGCCCATCGTCCTTGGTCATTCCTATGGCGGGGCGGTTGCCATGGCCTGGGGGCTCGAACACGATCCGGCGGCGCTCGTGGTGGTGTCGGGCGCCACGATCCCCTGGTCGGGCGGCCTAGGTGCGCAATACGAGGTGTTGGGCTCCTCGGTGGGCGGGGCCATAGTGCCTCTCATCGCCCGCCCCTTCGCCACCCGGACCCGGATCGAGAACGTGGCAGAAGAGATCTTCAAGCCCCAGCCCATCCCCGAAGGTTACCTCGATTACGTGGGCACCAACCTGACGTTGGAGCTAGGCGCGATCCGGGCCAATGCGCGGCAGGTCAACAACCTGCATGCCGCCGTCTCCGAGATGGCGCTGCGCTACCCCTCCGTGCGCATGCCCGTCGAGGTCGTGCACGGGGCCGAGGACACGGTCGTCCCGCCGCAGGTCCATGCGGAGCCGCTCACCTCGCTCCTGCCCGAGGGCCGGCTCACACTGCTCGACGGGATCGGTCACATGCCCCACCACTGGGCCCCCGACGCCGTCTCGGAGGCGATCGATCGCGCCGCGGCCCGCGCGGGCCTGCGCTGA
- a CDS encoding DMT family transporter yields the protein MTPQTNISSRAWAELMFLSLIWGGSFLAIRTALDEIAPITSVFFRVLPATAALWAYTRLRGIPVPRDPRLWLAALVMGGLNNILPFTLMAWGQLHVTTGLTSILNATTAIWGALLAALVFADERMTPRKAMGIGLGFAGVALAIGPGALNGLNLESLGQMAIIGGTLSYAFASLWGRRFLRGVAPEMAACLMLTGSSVLIVPLMLVTEGVPPLSLAPVTWAAILYYALIATAFAYILYYRILAMAGASNLMLVTLLVPPVAISLGALVRDETLTAPAIAGFGLLALGLAVLDGRLWARISRRAPRRV from the coding sequence ATGACCCCGCAAACCAACATTTCCAGCCGGGCCTGGGCCGAGCTGATGTTTCTGTCGCTCATCTGGGGCGGCTCCTTCCTCGCCATCCGCACGGCACTGGACGAGATCGCGCCCATCACCTCGGTCTTCTTCCGGGTGCTGCCCGCCACCGCCGCGCTCTGGGCCTATACGCGGCTGCGCGGCATCCCTGTCCCGCGCGATCCGCGCCTGTGGCTGGCCGCTCTCGTCATGGGCGGGCTCAACAATATCCTTCCCTTCACGCTGATGGCCTGGGGGCAGCTTCATGTCACGACGGGGCTGACCTCCATCCTGAACGCGACCACCGCGATCTGGGGTGCGCTGCTGGCGGCCCTCGTCTTCGCCGACGAACGGATGACACCGCGCAAGGCGATGGGCATCGGCTTGGGCTTTGCCGGTGTGGCCCTCGCGATCGGACCCGGCGCGCTGAACGGCCTCAACCTCGAAAGCCTGGGCCAGATGGCGATCATCGGCGGCACGCTCTCCTATGCGTTTGCAAGCCTCTGGGGGCGTCGCTTCCTGCGCGGCGTGGCGCCCGAGATGGCCGCCTGCCTCATGCTCACGGGATCGAGCGTGCTGATCGTGCCCCTGATGCTGGTGACCGAAGGTGTGCCGCCGCTGTCCCTGGCCCCCGTCACATGGGCCGCGATCCTCTATTACGCGCTGATCGCCACCGCCTTCGCCTATATCCTTTACTACCGCATCCTCGCGATGGCGGGCGCGTCGAACCTGATGCTGGTGACGCTTCTGGTCCCGCCCGTGGCGATCTCGCTCGGCGCGCTGGTGCGCGACGAGACACTGACCGCGCCCGCCATTGCGGGGTTCGGGCTTCTGGCGCTGGGGCTTGCTGTGCTCGACGGGCGTCTCTGGGCGCGCATCTCGCGCCGGGCGCCGCGCAGGGTTTGA